The genomic stretch TTTTATTATTTTAACAAAAGATATATCTCAATCTATAAAAATATCTAATATTTATGCACCTGAGCATTTAAGTATTCAAATCAAAGAGCCAAGGTCAATATTAAAAAAGATATTAAATGCTAGTTCTATTTTTTTAGGATCTTGGTCACCTGAATCAGCAGGTGATTATGCATCTGGGACAAATCATGTTTTACCTACATATGGAAAATCTATTTCCAGTTCTGCGCTTGGTTTGTGTGATTTTCAAAAGCGTATATTAATTCAAGAATTGTCTTCTCAAGGATTAGTTAATTTATCTAATACGCTCGAAATCTTATCTGATGCTGAAAAGCTTGAAGCACACAAAAATGCTGTGAAGATTAGAGTGGATTTTTTAAGGAGTAAATATGAAGTCTAATTTAAATAATTTAACTAGAATTAATATACAAAATCTATCTCCCTATCAATCTGCTAGACGAATTGGAGGTCATGGTGATACATGGTTAAATGCAAACGAATCGCCTATGTCTGCTCTATTTAAATGTAGAGTAGAATCATTTAATCGTTATCCGGAATGTCAACCTAATAATTTAATTTCTGCTTATGCTGATTATGTTGGTTTGTTTAGAAAAGAAATTCTAGTTACAAGAGGAGCAGATGAAGGAATTGAACTTTTAATCAAAGCTTTTTGCGAACCAAAAAAAGATGCAATAATTTACTGTCCTCCAACTTATGATATGTATGCTATAAATGCAAAAATTGCAAATGTTAAAATAAAAGAAATTCCTATTTTAAAAAATACTTGGAAAATAGATTTATTTAATCTTCAAGCAAGTCTTGATGGAGTAAAATTAATATATATTTGTAATCCAAATAATCCTACTGGCAATATTTTTTCTAAAAAAGATTTAATTATTTTATTACAAGTAACATTTAATCGATGTCTTGTAGTAATAGATGAAGCTTATATTGAATTTTCTTCTAAGGATAGTATGGTAAGTTATTTAAAAGAATTTCCAAATTTAATTATTTTACGAACATTATCTAAAGCATTTGCATTAGCAGGTATAAGATGTGGTTTTACTTTGGCAAATGAAGAGATTATTAATATTTTACATAAAGTTATTAGTCCGTATCCAATATCTACCGTTGTGACCGATATAGCCATTCAAGCTTTAGAAAAAAATGAAATTAAAAATATGCAGAATAGAGTTATAAAATTGAATAAAAATCGTGTTTGGTTAATTAATAAATTAAAAAAAAACAACTTTGTAAAAAAAATTTTTGATAGTCACGCCAATTATATTTTGGTTAAATTTTATATGTTTAAAAGAGTATTTCAGCATTTATGGGAAAAAGGTATAATTATAAGAAATCAAGATCATAAAATAAATTTACAAGGTTGTCTGCGAATATCAATAGGATCAGATAAAGAATGTCTTCGTTTAATTGAAGAATTAAAAAATTTATCTAAAATATAATATTTTTAATGAGGTTTTAATGAAACAAAAAATTTTATTTATTGATCGAGATGGTACTTTAATTCATGAACCAACTAAAGATTTTCAAGTAGATCAAATTGAAAAACTTATGTTTAAAAAATATGTTATTTCTTCGTTGTGTCAATTAATGAAATTTGGTTATAAATTTGTTATTATTACTAATCAAGATGGTCTTGGAACTAAAAACTTTCCCTTAGAAAAATTTAATGCTCCTCATTTTTTTATGTTAAATATTTTTCAATCAGAAGGAATAGTATTTGAAGACGTTTTAATTTGTCCACATTTTTCACATGACAATTGTGAATGTCGTAAACCTAAAATTAATCTTTTAAAAGATTGGTTACAACATAAAAAAATAGATAAAACACGTAGTTATGTTATTGGTGATCGAACAAGTGACATGGAATTAGCAAAAAATATTAAATTAACTGGAATACAATATCAAGAAGATAGTTTTAATTGGATAAATATTACTCAAGAAATTATAAAAAAAAATAGATATGCAGAAGTACTAAGAAAAACAAAAGAAACTGATATAAAAATCAAGGCATGGATAGATTTAGAACATTATAGTAATATTAAAACTGGTATTAACTTTTTTGATCATATGTTGGAACAACTATCAATTCATAGTGGTATTTCTATGCATATTATAGCAAAAGGGGACCTAAGAGTTGATGATCATCATACTATAGAAGACATAGGAATTGTTTTGGGAACAGTTTTATTAAAAACATTAAATAATAAATGTGGTATATCCAGATTTGGTTTTGTTTTACCTATGGATGAGAGTGAAGCAAAATGTATTATTGATTTGTCAAATCGTCCCTATTTATCTTTTAATGCTACGTTTAAACATAAAATGGTTGGTGACCTTAATACTGATATGATTAAACATTTTTTTTATTCTCTTTCTTATTCTATGAAAATAACTTTGCATCTTGATGTGAAGGGAGAAAATGATCATCATTGTGTAGAAAGTTTATTTAAAGCATTTGGACGTGCACTTCGACAAGCAGTAAAAATAGAAGATAATACATTACCAACATCAAAAGGGATTTTATAAGTGGATATTACAATAATTAATACTGGTTGTGCTAATCTAACTTCAATTCAAGTTGCAATTAAAAAATTAGGTTATTCTTCTACAATAACTTCTAATCCTTCAATGATTGTTAATTCTAAAAAAATTTTTTTTCCGGGGGTTGGAACTGCCGCTGCTGCTATGAAAAAAATATATGACAAAAATTTAATTAATATTTTAAAAAAATTAACACAGCCGATTCTTGGTATTTGCTTGGGAATGCAAATTTTTTCTGAATTTAGCGAAGAAGGAGAAGGGACAAAAACTGTTGGAGTATTTGACAATTGTTTTACATATCTTTTAAAAAATAAAAATTTACCTTTACCACATATGGGTTGGAATTATATTACTTTTGATAGTATACATCCATTATTTAAAAATATTAAAAAAAACTCAAGATTTTATTTTGTTCATAGTTATATTATACCAGTCAATACATACACTTTAGCAACAACTAAATACGGTTTTTCTTTTAGTTCTGTT from Buchnera aphidicola (Hyalopterus amygdali) encodes the following:
- the hisC gene encoding histidinol-phosphate transaminase, which produces MKSNLNNLTRINIQNLSPYQSARRIGGHGDTWLNANESPMSALFKCRVESFNRYPECQPNNLISAYADYVGLFRKEILVTRGADEGIELLIKAFCEPKKDAIIYCPPTYDMYAINAKIANVKIKEIPILKNTWKIDLFNLQASLDGVKLIYICNPNNPTGNIFSKKDLIILLQVTFNRCLVVIDEAYIEFSSKDSMVSYLKEFPNLIILRTLSKAFALAGIRCGFTLANEEIINILHKVISPYPISTVVTDIAIQALEKNEIKNMQNRVIKLNKNRVWLINKLKKNNFVKKIFDSHANYILVKFYMFKRVFQHLWEKGIIIRNQDHKINLQGCLRISIGSDKECLRLIEELKNLSKI
- the hisB gene encoding bifunctional histidinol-phosphatase/imidazoleglycerol-phosphate dehydratase HisB, with product MKQKILFIDRDGTLIHEPTKDFQVDQIEKLMFKKYVISSLCQLMKFGYKFVIITNQDGLGTKNFPLEKFNAPHFFMLNIFQSEGIVFEDVLICPHFSHDNCECRKPKINLLKDWLQHKKIDKTRSYVIGDRTSDMELAKNIKLTGIQYQEDSFNWINITQEIIKKNRYAEVLRKTKETDIKIKAWIDLEHYSNIKTGINFFDHMLEQLSIHSGISMHIIAKGDLRVDDHHTIEDIGIVLGTVLLKTLNNKCGISRFGFVLPMDESEAKCIIDLSNRPYLSFNATFKHKMVGDLNTDMIKHFFYSLSYSMKITLHLDVKGENDHHCVESLFKAFGRALRQAVKIEDNTLPTSKGIL
- the hisH gene encoding imidazole glycerol phosphate synthase subunit HisH; this encodes MDITIINTGCANLTSIQVAIKKLGYSSTITSNPSMIVNSKKIFFPGVGTAAAAMKKIYDKNLINILKKLTQPILGICLGMQIFSEFSEEGEGTKTVGVFDNCFTYLLKNKNLPLPHMGWNYITFDSIHPLFKNIKKNSRFYFVHSYIIPVNTYTLATTKYGFSFSSVMQKNNFFGVQFHPEKSGNVGSLLLKNFLEM